Proteins from a single region of Desulfonatronum thiosulfatophilum:
- the thiD gene encoding bifunctional hydroxymethylpyrimidine kinase/phosphomethylpyrimidine kinase: protein MQIQKKNHVLSDATPRPHPPCILTIAGSDSSGGAGIQADLKTFTVLRCYGASVLTAITAQNTQGVQDIAPLPEPFVARQLQSVLEDLPVAAAKTGMLFSAPLIRVLAGQLATKTFPLVVDPVCVSKSGHSLLLPEAVETLKSVLLPLADLVTPNRPEAELLTGMDIVGEEDVPRALELMLNLGCKAVLLKGGHFEGEKLVDWLAVKDRPIRKFEHARLASRHTHGTGCTLSAAIAAGLGQGLEMEQAVEQAVDYLHAAIRTAYPMGRGVGPVNHLHPWLDPAQ from the coding sequence ATGCAAATTCAAAAAAAAAACCATGTCCTGTCCGATGCCACACCCCGCCCGCACCCGCCGTGCATTCTGACCATCGCCGGATCGGACTCCAGCGGCGGGGCCGGTATTCAGGCGGACCTGAAAACCTTCACGGTTCTGCGCTGCTACGGCGCGTCGGTCCTGACCGCCATCACGGCCCAGAACACCCAGGGCGTGCAGGACATCGCCCCCTTGCCGGAGCCGTTTGTCGCCCGGCAGTTGCAGTCGGTTCTGGAGGACCTGCCCGTGGCCGCGGCCAAGACCGGAATGCTGTTTTCCGCCCCCCTGATCCGCGTCCTGGCCGGGCAACTGGCGACCAAAACATTTCCCCTGGTCGTGGACCCGGTTTGCGTCAGCAAGAGCGGACACAGTCTGCTCTTGCCCGAGGCCGTGGAGACCCTGAAGTCCGTATTGCTGCCCCTGGCCGACCTTGTGACGCCCAATCGCCCCGAGGCGGAACTGCTCACCGGAATGGATATCGTGGGGGAGGAAGACGTTCCCCGGGCTCTGGAACTGATGTTGAACCTGGGCTGCAAGGCCGTCCTGCTCAAGGGCGGACATTTTGAAGGCGAGAAGCTTGTTGATTGGCTGGCCGTCAAAGACAGGCCGATCCGCAAGTTCGAACATGCCCGGCTGGCGTCCCGGCATACCCACGGCACCGGCTGCACCCTGTCCGCCGCCATAGCCGCGGGCTTGGGCCAGGGTCTGGAGATGGAGCAAGCCGTCGAACAAGCCGTGGACTATCTGCACGCAGCCATCCGCACCGCCTATCCCATGGGCCGCGGCGTGGGTCCGGTCAATCACCTGCACCCATGGCTCGACCCGGCCCAGTAA
- the hemC gene encoding hydroxymethylbilane synthase, with product MMNVITIATRGSKLALWQAEHIKARLLERYPGLTVKLLIVKTMGDKIQDVPLAKVGGKGLFVKEIEEAILDGRADLAVHSMKDVPAELPEGLILGVIPERENMTDALLSVKYADLKDLPEGARIGTSSLRRRCQLLALRPDLEILNLRGNLDTRVGKLLNGDYDAIVVARAGMNRLGLSVPQISELGPPDFLPAVGQGALGLEYAKDRRDVAELLEFLNHRETHSCVLAERAFLATLEGGCQVPIAGFARYSDANRITLRGLVADVDGKNLIIEEATAKPRDAEELGRQVAQAVLDRGGREILEEVYAAHGPE from the coding sequence ATGATGAACGTCATTACCATCGCAACCCGGGGCAGCAAGCTGGCCCTGTGGCAGGCGGAGCACATCAAGGCCCGGCTTCTGGAGCGCTATCCCGGATTGACCGTGAAGCTGCTGATCGTCAAGACCATGGGCGACAAGATCCAGGACGTACCCCTGGCCAAGGTCGGCGGCAAGGGTCTCTTCGTGAAGGAGATCGAGGAGGCCATTCTGGACGGCCGCGCGGATCTGGCCGTGCACAGCATGAAGGACGTGCCCGCGGAATTGCCGGAAGGGCTGATCCTGGGGGTGATTCCGGAACGTGAAAACATGACCGATGCGCTGCTCTCGGTGAAGTACGCCGACCTGAAAGATCTTCCGGAAGGGGCGCGCATCGGAACGAGCAGCCTGCGGCGGCGCTGTCAGTTGCTGGCGCTGCGGCCGGACTTGGAGATTCTCAACCTGCGCGGCAATCTGGACACCCGGGTGGGCAAGCTGCTCAACGGCGACTACGACGCCATTGTCGTGGCCCGGGCCGGCATGAACCGGCTTGGCCTCAGCGTGCCGCAAATCAGCGAACTCGGGCCGCCGGACTTCCTGCCCGCGGTGGGCCAGGGAGCCTTGGGGCTGGAGTACGCGAAGGACCGCCGGGATGTGGCCGAACTTCTGGAATTCCTGAATCACCGGGAAACACATAGCTGCGTCTTGGCGGAGCGGGCCTTTCTGGCCACCCTGGAAGGGGGATGCCAGGTGCCCATTGCCGGTTTCGCCCGGTACAGCGATGCCAACAGGATCACCCTGCGCGGCCTGGTCGCGGACGTGGACGGCAAGAACCTGATTATCGAAGAGGCAACGGCCAAGCCCAGGGATGCCGAGGAACTGGGTCGCCAGGTGGCCCAGGCCGTGCTGGACCGGGGCGGACGGGAGATACTGGAAGAGGTCTACGCGGCACACGGTCCCGAATGA
- a CDS encoding FmdB family zinc ribbon protein — MPIYEFLCEQCDKEFEELVFGDPKVACPHCGSDRTGKLMSRCRHKRGGGADPVGEASSAGSGSGSSCSGCSASSCAGCH, encoded by the coding sequence ATGCCGATATACGAATTTCTCTGCGAACAATGCGACAAGGAGTTCGAGGAGTTGGTTTTTGGTGATCCCAAGGTGGCGTGTCCGCATTGCGGGTCGGACAGGACGGGGAAGCTGATGTCCCGCTGCCGTCACAAGCGGGGTGGAGGCGCGGATCCGGTGGGTGAGGCGTCCTCTGCCGGTTCCGGTTCCGGCTCATCATGTTCCGGTTGCTCGGCGTCGAGTTGCGCCGGGTGCCATTGA
- a CDS encoding D-sedoheptulose 7-phosphate isomerase translates to MVGLGEALHRVNDYVARGSALREKYFAEHGADVVLAARVLASALSDGKKILLCGNGGSAADAQHLAAEFVNRFLIDRRPLPAIALSTDTSILTAVGNDFGFELVFAKQVQALGQPGDVLLGLSTSGNSPNVLAALRAGRETGMVTIGLTGEGGGEMQELCDHLLAVPSRQTPLIQEVHITIGHLLCLLTDEILFAGLKVE, encoded by the coding sequence CTGGTCGGTCTTGGTGAAGCGCTGCACCGGGTGAACGACTATGTCGCCCGGGGGAGCGCATTGCGTGAGAAGTACTTTGCCGAGCACGGGGCGGATGTTGTTTTGGCGGCCCGGGTTCTGGCATCGGCGCTGTCCGACGGAAAGAAGATCCTGCTGTGCGGAAATGGCGGTAGCGCCGCGGATGCCCAGCACTTGGCCGCCGAATTCGTGAACCGGTTTTTGATCGACCGTCGTCCCCTCCCGGCCATCGCCCTGTCCACGGACACGTCGATCCTGACCGCGGTGGGCAACGATTTTGGATTCGAGCTGGTCTTCGCCAAGCAGGTCCAGGCCTTGGGACAGCCCGGCGACGTGCTTCTTGGCTTGTCGACCTCCGGCAACAGCCCGAACGTTCTGGCCGCCTTGCGGGCCGGTCGGGAAACCGGAATGGTCACCATCGGCCTGACCGGCGAAGGCGGCGGGGAGATGCAGGAACTGTGCGACCACCTTCTAGCCGTACCCTCGCGCCAAACCCCGCTGATCCAGGAAGTGCACATCACCATCGGCCATCTACTGTGCCTGCTGACGGACGAGATTCTGTTCGCGGGGCTGAAAGTTGAATAA
- a CDS encoding TolC family protein, protein MQHKTKSVRLGMLLVLCALALFSVTPALADQRAEAEKTFTMGEAVQRGLQANPQMAGIRAALRGAEFGERAAQAAFYPALTTNFGYSYVDEAVAQGDRGSWTANLNLSQPLFTGWRLLNTRQRAELAREQVQLELINRELALTLTIQEQFLELLRARENVRSARDSFIRLESQLRNAQAFFDVGLRPKFDVLQAEVDLAQAEQLLLISENAVATQNARLNTLLNLDLETPVTYVGELTYSPFAPRLQDSLDMAFSQRPDIAMALKAEEIADRDVDITASDLYPQVSADLDYYRRSTEEEIRGITTRPDSWWTTGVNVRWRAFDFNRTRHATDQARQNVLRLREETANLRLEVSFAVQSLHLNLNEAAARISVANKALEEAREGFRIAQARFQAQVGTNTEVLDAQARLTRSEADLTDAMADHQLAIARLFAATGEMNPGLEF, encoded by the coding sequence ATGCAGCACAAAACTAAATCCGTCCGTCTCGGAATGCTCCTTGTGCTCTGCGCACTTGCACTTTTCTCCGTCACGCCGGCCCTGGCGGATCAGCGGGCCGAGGCCGAGAAGACGTTCACAATGGGGGAGGCGGTGCAGCGCGGACTGCAGGCCAACCCTCAGATGGCCGGCATCCGGGCTGCCCTGCGGGGCGCGGAATTCGGCGAACGAGCCGCCCAGGCCGCTTTCTACCCGGCTTTGACCACGAACTTCGGATATTCCTACGTGGACGAAGCCGTGGCCCAGGGAGATCGCGGCTCCTGGACAGCGAACCTCAATCTCAGCCAGCCCCTGTTCACGGGCTGGCGACTCCTGAACACCCGCCAGCGCGCCGAACTGGCCCGGGAGCAGGTTCAACTTGAATTGATCAACAGAGAACTGGCCCTGACTCTGACCATCCAGGAGCAGTTCCTGGAATTGCTGCGGGCCCGGGAGAACGTGCGCAGCGCCCGGGATTCGTTTATTCGACTCGAATCCCAGTTGCGCAACGCCCAGGCGTTTTTCGATGTCGGCCTGCGCCCCAAATTCGACGTGCTTCAGGCCGAAGTGGACCTGGCCCAGGCCGAGCAGCTGCTGCTCATCTCCGAGAATGCCGTGGCCACCCAGAACGCCCGTCTGAACACCCTGCTCAATCTCGACCTGGAAACTCCGGTGACCTATGTCGGCGAATTGACCTACTCGCCCTTTGCACCCCGCTTGCAGGACTCACTGGACATGGCCTTCAGCCAACGCCCGGACATCGCCATGGCCCTCAAAGCCGAAGAAATCGCCGATCGGGACGTGGATATCACAGCCAGCGACCTGTATCCCCAGGTCAGCGCCGACTTGGACTACTACCGCCGCAGCACCGAGGAAGAGATCAGAGGAATTACGACCCGCCCGGACTCCTGGTGGACTACCGGAGTCAATGTCCGATGGCGGGCCTTCGACTTCAATCGGACCCGCCATGCCACCGATCAGGCACGGCAAAACGTGCTCCGCCTGCGTGAGGAAACAGCCAACCTGCGCCTGGAGGTCTCCTTTGCCGTCCAGTCGCTGCACCTTAACCTGAACGAAGCCGCGGCGCGCATCTCCGTGGCCAACAAGGCCCTGGAGGAAGCCCGGGAAGGCTTCCGTATCGCCCAGGCCCGCTTCCAGGCCCAGGTCGGCACCAACACGGAAGTCCTGGACGCCCAGGCCCGCCTGACCCGCAGCGAAGCCGACCTCACCGACGCCATGGCCGACCACCAACTCGCCATAGCCCGCCTCTTCGCAGCGACTGGAGAAATGAATCCGGGGTTAGAATTTTAG
- a CDS encoding Wzz/FepE/Etk N-terminal domain-containing protein has protein sequence MQDKDKIQTAERGGETYGAPRNGGYDDEIDLRDLALVLIRRKWLILAVVILGLGLASGYLALTPKTYTATRTLIFPADATTLKGLDLDADYYSAKVLEYSRSLDGVTVSASAPQGKSNRLVIEARGHDEQTLSEAFDNLPLFLTSLPEHLQGMEHTRQNVVLQMGADLFLLERYQNLLLDQKTGGGRNILLGFDVALAERDVQLSLTEKQDLLDNLEARHSIYYLQQDHAITSVRPNVQLVLALAAVASLMAGVFAAFFAEFVQGLRQRGGK, from the coding sequence ATGCAAGACAAGGACAAGATCCAAACGGCGGAGAGAGGCGGCGAAACGTATGGTGCGCCGCGTAACGGCGGATACGACGACGAGATCGACCTGCGGGATCTGGCTCTGGTCCTGATCAGGCGCAAGTGGCTTATTCTGGCGGTTGTCATACTGGGCCTGGGCCTGGCCTCCGGGTATCTGGCCTTGACCCCCAAGACGTACACCGCAACCAGGACGCTGATTTTTCCCGCGGATGCCACAACACTGAAAGGCCTGGATTTGGATGCCGATTATTACTCGGCTAAAGTGCTTGAATACAGCAGATCCCTTGACGGGGTGACGGTCAGCGCTTCTGCTCCGCAGGGAAAATCCAACCGACTGGTGATAGAGGCCCGCGGCCATGATGAACAGACACTTTCCGAGGCCTTTGACAACCTGCCGCTTTTTTTGACCAGTTTGCCCGAGCACCTTCAGGGCATGGAGCATACTCGGCAAAATGTCGTCCTCCAGATGGGGGCTGATCTCTTTTTGTTGGAAAGGTACCAGAATTTGTTGCTGGACCAAAAAACCGGCGGGGGAAGGAATATTTTGCTGGGTTTTGACGTGGCTTTAGCGGAGCGGGATGTCCAGTTGAGCTTGACTGAAAAACAGGATCTGTTGGACAACCTTGAAGCACGGCACTCCATCTACTACCTGCAACAGGACCATGCAATCACCTCGGTCCGGCCCAATGTCCAACTTGTGCTTGCCCTGGCTGCCGTGGCATCCCTGATGGCCGGCGTGTTCGCGGCCTTCTTCGCGGAGTTCGTGCAGGGGCTGAGGCAGAGGGGAGGGAAGTGA
- a CDS encoding polysaccharide biosynthesis protein, protein MRYSLLLRNRNFYLMLVMDAFLVAAAMILSFLLRFDGTIPAQYHKLLVGHLPYLVPLKLSIFFACGLYHGMWRYTSLRDLGRVMLACLVASLAFLAVLTLFREAGGYPRSIFILDLGLTCALIGGLRIFVRLAMNRLHVNKCRLLVKANGLKHVGLLGAGRTGERMIREMLDNPALNMLPVALFDDDPLKWGKSVHGCPVIGQIELLPQHADAIDEVLIGMATITGERMRRIVALCEQTGKPFRTMPNLDEIMDGRISLKSIRNIRYEDLLGREVVQLDTDLLGHAYAGKRVLITGAGGSIGSELVRQMGVFQPSELGLLDFSEYNLFRVDLKTRQVFEDLPVRVFLADIRDRAALARVMGEFQPQVILHAAAYKHVPLQEVTPWEAILNNVQGTWNMVQAALDFGVERFVLVSTDKAVRPTNVMGATKRVAEKLVECANGHQACRFVAVRFGNVLGSSGSVVPIFKSQIEARLPITVTHPEVTRYFMCVSEAAQLILQAGAMAEGGEIFILDMGRPVRIADMARDLIRLHGLEPEKDVPIVYTGLRPGEKLYEELITEGEGIVQTGHRRIKVLRGVRCDLDDLERLMRDLVAAALHYDVQGIKSSLQVIVPEYKPGNDVEGCTLKPNVERGK, encoded by the coding sequence ATGCGCTACTCTCTCCTGTTACGTAACCGCAATTTCTACCTGATGCTGGTCATGGACGCCTTTTTGGTGGCCGCGGCCATGATCCTGTCGTTTCTTCTTCGCTTCGACGGTACAATCCCCGCACAGTATCATAAACTGCTGGTTGGGCATTTGCCGTATCTCGTGCCCCTGAAGTTGTCGATTTTCTTTGCTTGCGGTTTGTACCACGGCATGTGGCGCTATACCAGTCTGCGGGATCTCGGTCGGGTGATGCTGGCCTGTCTGGTCGCCAGCCTTGCGTTTCTGGCCGTATTGACCTTGTTTCGTGAAGCCGGCGGTTACCCCCGTTCCATTTTCATCTTGGATCTGGGCCTGACCTGTGCTCTGATTGGTGGACTACGGATCTTCGTGCGGTTGGCCATGAACCGGCTGCATGTCAATAAATGCAGATTGTTGGTCAAGGCGAACGGCCTCAAACACGTGGGCCTGCTCGGGGCCGGTCGGACCGGGGAGCGAATGATCAGGGAAATGCTGGACAATCCCGCGTTGAACATGCTCCCGGTGGCCCTGTTTGACGACGATCCCTTGAAATGGGGCAAGTCCGTGCATGGCTGTCCGGTGATCGGGCAAATCGAGCTGCTGCCGCAACACGCCGACGCCATTGACGAGGTGCTGATCGGCATGGCGACGATAACCGGTGAGCGCATGCGGCGGATCGTGGCCCTGTGCGAACAGACCGGCAAGCCTTTCCGGACCATGCCCAATCTGGACGAGATCATGGACGGCCGGATCTCCCTGAAGTCCATCCGTAACATCCGCTACGAGGACCTGCTCGGACGCGAAGTTGTCCAGTTGGACACGGATTTATTGGGTCATGCCTATGCCGGGAAGCGGGTCTTGATCACCGGCGCGGGCGGTTCCATCGGATCCGAATTGGTCCGGCAGATGGGCGTGTTTCAGCCCAGCGAACTGGGCCTTCTGGATTTTTCCGAATACAACCTGTTCCGCGTGGATCTGAAAACCAGGCAAGTCTTCGAGGATCTGCCCGTGCGGGTCTTTCTGGCGGATATCCGCGACCGAGCCGCACTGGCCCGGGTCATGGGCGAGTTTCAGCCCCAGGTCATTCTTCATGCCGCCGCGTACAAGCACGTGCCTTTGCAGGAGGTCACCCCCTGGGAGGCGATTCTGAACAATGTTCAGGGTACCTGGAACATGGTTCAGGCGGCGCTGGATTTTGGGGTGGAGCGCTTCGTGCTCGTCTCCACGGACAAGGCGGTCCGTCCGACCAACGTCATGGGCGCGACCAAGCGAGTCGCGGAAAAGCTTGTGGAATGCGCCAACGGACATCAAGCTTGTCGCTTCGTGGCCGTGCGTTTCGGCAATGTGTTGGGCAGTTCCGGGTCGGTGGTGCCCATTTTCAAATCCCAGATCGAGGCCCGCCTGCCGATTACCGTGACCCATCCGGAAGTGACCCGCTATTTCATGTGCGTGTCCGAGGCGGCTCAGTTGATCCTGCAGGCCGGGGCCATGGCCGAGGGCGGCGAGATATTTATTCTGGACATGGGACGGCCCGTGCGCATCGCGGACATGGCCCGGGATCTAATTCGACTGCATGGATTGGAGCCTGAAAAGGATGTGCCCATCGTGTACACCGGCCTGAGGCCCGGAGAAAAACTCTACGAGGAGCTCATCACCGAGGGCGAGGGCATTGTTCAGACCGGCCACCGCCGAATCAAGGTTCTCCGCGGCGTGCGTTGCGACCTGGATGATCTCGAGCGCCTGATGCGCGACCTTGTGGCCGCGGCACTGCACTACGACGTGCAGGGAATCAAGAGCAGCCTGCAAGTCATCGTGCCGGAATACAAACCTGGAAATGACGTTGAAGGTTGTACGTTGAAGCCGAATGTTGAAAGGGGAAAGTAA
- a CDS encoding MraY family glycosyltransferase, translated as MNVTGIVLIGAAFCTAFLFTGWMRRFALTQNLLDIPNARSSHQLPTPRGGGVSIVLVVLAGLSVLWWHNSLSGAELTAFLGAGGLVALVGWMDDRGHVAARWRLLVHFSAGIWGLAWLGGFPPLELAGRVVDLGWLGHGLAVLYLAWLLNLYNFMDGIDGIAGIEAITVCGGGVVLYWLSLGRELSGYTAPAQPALLLAAATAGFLCWNFPRARIFMGDAGSGFVGLLLGLLSLQAARAAPELFLGWLILLGVFVVDATVTLLRRMLRGERVYDAHRDHAYQHAARHHGSHFPVTLAVGAVNLAWLLPLAGLVATGRLDGLVGLLIAWIPLVIVVVYYRGGIRLDGKPEGF; from the coding sequence ATGAATGTGACTGGGATTGTGTTGATCGGAGCAGCGTTTTGCACGGCATTTCTGTTTACGGGATGGATGCGGCGCTTTGCCCTGACCCAAAACCTGCTTGATATACCCAACGCCCGCAGCTCGCATCAGCTCCCCACGCCCCGGGGAGGCGGAGTGTCCATCGTGCTGGTGGTGCTGGCCGGTTTGTCCGTGCTGTGGTGGCACAATAGCCTGTCCGGCGCGGAGTTGACGGCTTTTTTGGGGGCTGGCGGGCTGGTGGCCCTGGTGGGCTGGATGGATGATCGGGGGCACGTGGCGGCCCGTTGGCGACTGCTGGTTCATTTTTCGGCCGGCATCTGGGGCCTGGCTTGGCTCGGCGGTTTCCCGCCCCTGGAATTGGCGGGCCGGGTGGTGGATTTGGGCTGGCTGGGGCACGGTTTGGCTGTGTTGTACCTGGCTTGGCTGCTCAATTTGTACAATTTCATGGACGGCATCGACGGCATAGCCGGGATTGAGGCGATAACAGTCTGCGGCGGTGGGGTTGTGTTGTATTGGCTGTCTTTGGGGAGGGAATTGTCGGGTTACACAGCTCCGGCCCAGCCGGCCCTTTTGCTGGCCGCGGCGACAGCGGGGTTCCTGTGCTGGAACTTTCCGCGGGCACGCATCTTTATGGGCGATGCCGGCAGCGGTTTTGTCGGACTGTTGTTGGGGCTGCTGTCGCTGCAGGCCGCACGGGCGGCTCCTGAACTGTTCCTGGGCTGGCTGATCCTGCTGGGGGTCTTCGTGGTGGATGCCACCGTGACCCTGCTGCGGCGCATGTTGCGTGGCGAAAGGGTGTACGATGCTCACCGCGACCATGCCTATCAGCACGCCGCGCGACATCATGGCTCCCATTTTCCCGTTACACTGGCCGTGGGAGCCGTCAACCTCGCTTGGCTCCTGCCCCTGGCGGGGTTGGTGGCAACGGGCCGCCTGGACGGCCTGGTGGGGCTTTTGATTGCTTGGATTCCATTGGTTATCGTGGTGGTGTATTACCGTGGGGGGATTCGGCTGGACGGCAAGCCCGAAGGTTTTTAG
- a CDS encoding glycosyltransferase family 4 protein produces the protein MMSKRLLFVVNSPAFFLSHRLPIASGAKQVGYEIHVATGSGSGVSEIKRSGFAYHPVTLSRSGKNPIAEVKALVRLYRLMRKVRPSIVHLVTIKPVLYGGIAARLSRVPSVVSAVSGLGSVFVSQGPAARGMRVVVQALYKQAFAHPNIKAIFQNPDDRAALLAFRAIERERTVLIRGSGVKLADYPFVPEPPEPVVVSFAGRLLREKGIFEYVEAARIIRERGFDACFRVIGDPDPGNPSSVGEDVLGRWRSEGLVELLGFREDIPSLFSSSHVVVLPSYREGLPKSLVEAAAAGRAVVTTDVPGCRDAIEPDKSGLLVPVKDPPALADAIQRLIENPGLRRDLGAAGRILAEKEFGIDKIVDAHLQVYAGLEARAT, from the coding sequence ATGATGAGTAAACGCTTGCTTTTTGTCGTCAACTCCCCTGCTTTTTTTCTGTCGCACCGCCTGCCGATAGCCAGTGGCGCGAAACAGGTGGGTTATGAGATACATGTTGCAACAGGAAGCGGAAGTGGTGTCTCGGAGATAAAACGGTCCGGTTTTGCTTATCATCCCGTCACGTTGTCCCGTAGCGGCAAGAATCCCATTGCTGAAGTAAAAGCGTTGGTTAGGCTCTACCGCCTGATGCGCAAGGTTCGCCCCTCCATTGTCCACCTGGTGACCATCAAACCAGTGCTGTACGGCGGCATAGCCGCCCGTCTCTCGAGAGTTCCATCGGTTGTTTCGGCGGTGTCCGGACTGGGATCGGTGTTTGTTTCACAGGGACCGGCCGCGCGGGGGATGCGCGTCGTGGTGCAGGCATTGTACAAGCAGGCCTTTGCTCATCCCAACATCAAAGCCATTTTCCAAAATCCGGATGATCGTGCTGCCCTGTTGGCATTTCGTGCAATAGAACGGGAACGTACGGTCCTGATTCGCGGTTCTGGCGTCAAACTGGCTGATTATCCGTTTGTACCGGAACCGCCGGAGCCGGTTGTTGTGAGTTTTGCCGGGCGTTTGCTGCGGGAAAAAGGCATTTTTGAATATGTGGAAGCCGCGCGCATCATCAGGGAGCGTGGTTTTGACGCATGCTTTCGCGTGATTGGCGATCCAGATCCGGGCAACCCTTCATCGGTCGGTGAAGACGTTCTTGGTCGATGGCGGAGTGAGGGGCTGGTTGAGCTGCTGGGATTCCGAGAGGATATTCCGTCACTGTTCTCGAGTTCACACGTCGTTGTGCTCCCCTCTTATCGCGAAGGGCTCCCCAAATCATTGGTGGAAGCCGCTGCTGCCGGTCGTGCCGTGGTCACCACCGATGTGCCGGGGTGCCGGGATGCCATCGAGCCCGATAAATCCGGATTGCTGGTGCCCGTAAAAGACCCTCCGGCTCTTGCCGATGCAATTCAACGGCTGATCGAGAATCCTGGTTTGCGGAGAGATCTGGGGGCTGCCGGTCGGATTTTGGCGGAAAAAGAGTTTGGTATTGATAAAATTGTGGATGCCCATTTGCAAGTTTATGCCGGGCTGGAAGCCCGTGCAACATGA